A single window of Macaca mulatta isolate MMU2019108-1 chromosome 9, T2T-MMU8v2.0, whole genome shotgun sequence DNA harbors:
- the LOC144331062 gene encoding uncharacterized protein LOC144331062: MLCRLLFCILDNVSKVLGRPASQVTIVGVTLRCSTEPTSSLGVGQFSSFMGHPQAQRRLAELGTQGIVASSHSPGQPATDAQVPGAGRHLRVGTRTALGAHRNGWAHGRSASDVAWDRGSAGCCVDALPGALSKASPIPAPGRVRHSGAFYGVCRGRP, translated from the coding sequence ATGCTGTGTAGGCTTCTCTTCTGCATCCTGGATAATGTTTCCAAGGTGTTGGGAAGGCCTGCGTCTCAGGTCACAATTGTGGGTGTGACCCTGCGCTGTTCTACGGAACCTACCTCCTCACTGGGCGTGGGCCAGTTTTCCTCTTTTATGGGCCATCCTCAAGCACAGAGGAGGCTGGCAGAGCTGGGGACTCAGGGCATTGTTGCTAGTTCCCACTCGCCTGGGCAGCCGGCCACAGATGCACAGGTCCCAGGTGCAGGCCGCCACCTCCGGGTCGGCACCAGGACTGCCCTCGGTGCTCATAGGAATGGCTGGGCCCACGGAAGGTCGGCCTCGGATGTGGCCTGGGACCGCGGCTctgctggctgctgtgtggaTGCTCTTCCTGGAGCACTTTCCAAAGCATCCCCCATCCCGGCACCTGGGCGCGTCCGTCACTCAGGGGCTTTCTATGGTGTTTGTAGGGGAAGGCCCTAG